DNA from Pseudocitrobacter corydidari:
GTTAATGCCTGCGGCGGAAGCGAAGCTGAAGTTTGCGCGATCGAGGTACGCCAGGCTGTACGTGATAAACACGATTGGCATGATGTACCACCAGCGTTTGGCTGCATTGGTTGAGCTATTCATAGTCCTGCCTCTGTGGTCCAGGTATATGGTTTCTCTGGTCGTAGGGTCAGAGATGTGGTCGATTTCTCCCTCTCCCTTAGGGAGAGGGCCGGGGTGAGGGTGAGCTGCGAGCACGATTTCCCCTCACCCTAGCCCTCTCCCCAAAGGGGCGAGGGGATGTACTGCACGGTCTACTCCCCCAACGCCTCACGCGTCGGTAATCCTTCACTGTCGCCCTGAACCTGAATGGCCAGTGCGCCAATCTTATTCCCGCGTTCCACCGCATTACGCAGTGAGCGTCCTTCCAGCAGGGCGCTAATTACCCCGACGGCGAAGCCATCGCCCGCGCCCACCGTATCGACCACCTTGTCGACTTTTACCGGTGCGACGCAGCCTTTCTCGCCCTCTGCGGTTTTATACCAGGCGCCGTCCGCGCCGGTTTTCAGCACCACCGCTTTTACGCCGCGCGTCAGGTAGAAATCGGCGATAGCTTCTGGCGTTTGTTGGCCGGTCAGAATCATGCCCTCTTTCAAACCGGGTAAAACCCAATCGGCCTGGAACGCCAGGTGGTTGAGTTTTTCCACCATCTCCGCCTCGCTTTTCCACAGCACCGGGCGCAGGTTCGGGTCGAATGAAATGGTTTTGCCCTGTGTTTTCATCGTACGGGCCGTATGGTCGAGCAGGGCGTAGGACGAGTCAGAGAGCGCCGCTGCCACGCCGCTTAAGTGTAAATGGCGGGCGCTGGCGAAATAATTGTCGTTGAAGTCATCGAGCGAAAGATGGCTGGCCGCTGAGTTTTTACGGAAATACTCCACAATGGGATCGGTTCCATTTTCGACTTTAGATTTCACCTGAAAGCCGGTAGCGAAACGCGCATCGCAGGTGACACCGGTCGCATCAATACCTTCTTTTTTAAGGCTATTGATCACGAACTGGCCGAAGCTATCTTCACCAATACGGCTTACCCAGCCCACGTTCAGGCCCAGGCGCGCCAGCCCGGTGGCGACGTTAAGCTCAGCCCCGGCGATACGTTTGATAAACTGCTCCACCTCACTGAGATCGCCCGTTTGTGTAGCCACAAACATTGTCATGGCTTCACCGATGGTGATGACATCCAGTTGTTTATTCATTGCTTAATCCTCGCGTAACAGTTCGACATAGCGACGGGTTACTGCGGTCAGGTCGTTGCCTTCCAGCGGAAACTCAATTCCGCGCGGCGCGTCGGCGGGCAGGGCGCGCAGTACATCCAGCCAGTCGGTATTGATGGGGTCCGGCGGCACGGCGCGGAAGCTGTCATGGTGAGGCGTCGCCGCTTTAACGTGGATGTAGCATACTGAAGGGGCCAGCTGCTGGGCCGCTTCCTGCGGGCAGTTTCCGACCCACAGCCAGTTACCCATATCAAAGGTCAGGCGCACGGGCAGGTTGAGTACGCGGCAGGCGGCTTTGAAACGCTGCATTGGCGGCAGCTGGCCGCATTCAGTCTGGTCGTTTTCCACTACCAGCGCCATGCCGCTGACTTCCAGCCAGGTGCGCAGGGTTTCCAGCGGCGCTTTGCGCTCAAAATGACCGAGGGAGACTTTTAGCCACAGGGCGTTCAGCGTGCGGGCTTCTTCGAGCAGGGCGGGAAGGTGCGGGTTAAGCGTGCCGTCGGCAAGAAACAGCGGCTCAGGGGCGGAATAGCAGGCCAGTAATTTTTGCGCTTCTATCGCGCGGGCCAACTCTGGTAGAGCATTCAGCTCGGCGTCGTTAAACATCTCGCGGCGGATTTCAACACCGTCCGCGCCCGCTTTCGCGATTATCGGCAGCATCGCCGCCTGGCCACCCGCGGCGCGGACCTGGTCATGTCCGTAAGCGGCGGTAACCACGATAATTTGTCTTTTCATGGGGAACTCCAGCGTCATCGTATGGTTAATACGCTAGATGGAACCGGTTCCAAAGAAAAGCTCAGGATGTTGAATTTATGATCGTCATCACGAAGGATCGTTAACGGGAGGTTGAACCCCTGATAATCAGTTCGCCAGAGAAAACCTGTTCATGGATGGCGGTGCTACCACCTTCGATGCGGCGCACGACCTGTTCGACCGCCGCAAAACCAATCTGCCAGGTGGGTTGTTTTAAGGTGGTGATGCCGACGCCTGCCAGTTCTGCCCACTCGAGTTCATCAAAGCCAAGCAGGCCGATGTCGCTGCCCCAGTTCAAACCGATGCGCTTGAGCGAGCGGGCAACCTGTAGCGTGAGCGCGCCGTTGGCGGAAATGATCGCTTTGCGCATACCGCGATAGCGGGTGTGGAACTGGCGCAGAGTGTTATCCAGCAGCGCATTCTCGGCCAGCGGCACTTCCGCATTTTCGGCCAGCACGCCAGGGTAGCGCGCCAGCGTGGCATTAAACGCCGCCAGACGCTCGCGGCGGGTGTTGACGGTACCCAGCGGTTCGCTGAGAAACAGCAGGGCTTCAAAGCCCTGATCAATCAGATGTTCGGTGGCGGTCGTGGCTGCCTGGGTATTATCGAGCCCTACCACGTCGCAGGCGAAATCGGGAATTTTGCGGTCAATGAGGACCATCGGCAGTGAGGATTGTTGCAGGCGATTGAGCGCCTCTTCGCGCATCCCGACGGCATTAACCACAATCCCTTCCACCTGATAGCTGCGCAACAGATCGAGATAATGTTGCTCCTGATCGACCTCATTGTTGGTGTTACACACCAGCGGGGTGAAGCCTTTCTCGCGGCAGGCGGCCTCAATACCGCTTAATACGTTAACCGAGTAGGGGTTGGTGATATCGGCGATAATCAGGCCAATCAGGCGGGTGCGGCCACGCTTCAGGCTGCGCGCCATCAGGCTGGGGCGATAATCGAGTTCGGCGATGGCGTTTTCAATACGCGCCAGAAGCGCATCGGAAAGCAGATGCTTCTCGCCGTTAAGGTAACGGGAGATGCTGGTTTTACCGGTTTTCGCTGCTTTTGCGACGTCGCTGATAGTCGGGCGTGTTGATTTCGCCATAGGGGCCTCTCTTTGCAAAGTGAGAACACCTTAGCGCGAAAATCTGGCTAAGCAAGTGATTTGCCCGGTAAACGAGGCGTTACCGGGCTAATGTCTTACTGGAGAGGGCTTAACGTGATTTCAACGCGACGGTTCTGCGCTTTACCCGCTTCGGTGCTGTTGCTGGCGATAGGGTTCGCCGGGCCCATCCCGCTGGTACGAATACGCGTTGCCGCCACGCCCTGAGTAATCAGTGAGCTGGCGACGGAATCCGCACGCTGCTGAGACAGGCGCATGTTCAGGTCCTGGCCGCCGGTGCTGTCGGTATAGCCAATCACGTTTACTGCGGTTTTTTCATACTCTTTCAGCACCATCGCCACGCCGGTCAGGGTATTCGCGCCCGCCGGTTTCAGCGTTGCGCTACTGCTGTCGAAAGTGACATTGCTCGGCATGTTTAACACGATGTTGTCGCCATTTCGCGTCACGCTGACGCCGGTTCCCTGCATTTTGTCGCGCAGTTTAGCTTCCTGCACGTCCATGTAGTAACCGACGCCGCCGCCAAGGGCTGCGCCCGCTGCCGCACCAATCAACGCGCCTTTGCCGCGATCTTTCTTCGATGAAGAGAGTGCGCCAACGCCAGCCCCGACCAGAGAGCCGAGCCCGGCGCCAATGCCGGATTTGCCCGCTTCGCGCTCACCGGTGTAAGGGTTAGTGGTGCAGCCAGAAACTGCCAGAGCTCCGCTCACGACGGCAGCAATCATCAGTACGCTTTTTTTCATCTCAATTCCTTAATCCTTTTTTTATTCTTTGCCACGGCGACCGTGACGGTTGATTATGACGTGGAAAGAAGCGGAAAATTCCCTCTATAACTCCGATTTATGTAAAAAATAATGAGCGGTGGTTAATCCACCGCCACAACACCTGCATCGAACGCTCAGGAGCACGCTTTGGCTAATACAGCGAAAACGCACACTATCTTAACCGCCGCCCATTGGGGGCCCATGCTCGTCGAAACCGACGGAGAAACCGTTTTTTCCTCGCGCGGGGCGCTTAAAACCTCGTTTGTGAACT
Protein-coding regions in this window:
- a CDS encoding sugar kinase is translated as MNKQLDVITIGEAMTMFVATQTGDLSEVEQFIKRIAGAELNVATGLARLGLNVGWVSRIGEDSFGQFVINSLKKEGIDATGVTCDARFATGFQVKSKVENGTDPIVEYFRKNSAASHLSLDDFNDNYFASARHLHLSGVAAALSDSSYALLDHTARTMKTQGKTISFDPNLRPVLWKSEAEMVEKLNHLAFQADWVLPGLKEGMILTGQQTPEAIADFYLTRGVKAVVLKTGADGAWYKTAEGEKGCVAPVKVDKVVDTVGAGDGFAVGVISALLEGRSLRNAVERGNKIGALAIQVQGDSEGLPTREALGE
- a CDS encoding sugar phosphate isomerase/epimerase family protein gives rise to the protein MKRQIIVVTAAYGHDQVRAAGGQAAMLPIIAKAGADGVEIRREMFNDAELNALPELARAIEAQKLLACYSAPEPLFLADGTLNPHLPALLEEARTLNALWLKVSLGHFERKAPLETLRTWLEVSGMALVVENDQTECGQLPPMQRFKAACRVLNLPVRLTFDMGNWLWVGNCPQEAAQQLAPSVCYIHVKAATPHHDSFRAVPPDPINTDWLDVLRALPADAPRGIEFPLEGNDLTAVTRRYVELLRED
- a CDS encoding LacI family DNA-binding transcriptional regulator, whose product is MAKSTRPTISDVAKAAKTGKTSISRYLNGEKHLLSDALLARIENAIAELDYRPSLMARSLKRGRTRLIGLIIADITNPYSVNVLSGIEAACREKGFTPLVCNTNNEVDQEQHYLDLLRSYQVEGIVVNAVGMREEALNRLQQSSLPMVLIDRKIPDFACDVVGLDNTQAATTATEHLIDQGFEALLFLSEPLGTVNTRRERLAAFNATLARYPGVLAENAEVPLAENALLDNTLRQFHTRYRGMRKAIISANGALTLQVARSLKRIGLNWGSDIGLLGFDELEWAELAGVGITTLKQPTWQIGFAAVEQVVRRIEGGSTAIHEQVFSGELIIRGSTSR
- a CDS encoding OmpA family lipoprotein; the encoded protein is MKKSVLMIAAVVSGALAVSGCTTNPYTGEREAGKSGIGAGLGSLVGAGVGALSSSKKDRGKGALIGAAAGAALGGGVGYYMDVQEAKLRDKMQGTGVSVTRNGDNIVLNMPSNVTFDSSSATLKPAGANTLTGVAMVLKEYEKTAVNVIGYTDSTGGQDLNMRLSQQRADSVASSLITQGVAATRIRTSGMGPANPIASNSTEAGKAQNRRVEITLSPLQ